Proteins found in one Lycium ferocissimum isolate CSIRO_LF1 chromosome 6, AGI_CSIRO_Lferr_CH_V1, whole genome shotgun sequence genomic segment:
- the LOC132061012 gene encoding fumarylacetoacetase yields MGLKSFVEVQLDSQFPLENLPYGVFRPSPGCEARTGVAIGDYVLDLSIIASAGLFDGPLLKNSTCFNQPNLNKFLELGRPAWKEARATLQKLLSDTEPTLRDDASLRQNALQLMDKVEMLLPVAVGDYTDFYSNINHATNCGLMFRGSENPIKPNWFCLPIAYHGRASSIVVSGTNIVRPRGQDRPKGNSPPYFGPSRKMDFELEMAAVVGPGNELGKPVDVNEAADHIFGLVLMNDWSARDIQGWECVPLGPFLGKSFGTTISPWIVTLDALEPFVCDAPKQNPPPLPYLAEKESRNYDIELEVFIKPTGQEQSYAVTKSNFKHLYWTISQQLAHHTVNGCNLRPGDLLGSGTMSGPEPGTYGSLLELTWNGTKPLSLGGVTRTFIEDGDEVIFTGCCKGNDYTVGFGKCSGKILPSPT; encoded by the exons ATGGGGCTGAAATCGTTTGTTGAAGTTCAATTGGATTCCCAGTTTCCTCTCGAGAACCTGCCCTATGGTGTTTTCAGGCCTTCACCGGGTTGTGAAGCTAGAACTGGTGTTGCCATTGGTGATTACGTTTTGGACCTCTCTATTATTGCTTCTGCCGGTCTTTTTGATGGTCCTCTTCTAAAAAATTCCACTTGTTTCAATCAG CCTAATCTTAACAAGTTCCTGGAACTGGGACGACCTGCATGGAAGGAAGCTCGTGCTACATTACAAAAACTCCTGTCTG ATACTGAACCAACATTGCGTGACGATGCAAGTCTGAGGCAAAATGCTCTTCAGCTTATG GACAAGGTGGAAATGCTTCTTCCTGTCGCAGTGGGAGACTACACAGACTTCTATTCAAACATAAATCACGCCACGAATTGTGGGCTCATGTTCCGTGGCTCTGAGAACCCAATTAAGCCAAACTG GTTTTGTCTTCCTATCGCGTACCACGGACGGGCCTCATCTATTGTTGTATCAGGCACTAACATTGTAAGACCAAG AGGACAGGATCGTCCAAAAGGGAATTCACCACCATATTTTGGACCATCTCGTAAGATGGACTTTGAGTTAGAAATG GCTGCTGTAGTTGGACCTGGAAATGAACTCGGAAAGCCTGTAGATGTTAATGAAGCTGCAGATCACATATTTGGCCTCGTCTTGATGAATGACTGGAGTg CTAGAGATATCCAGGGTTGGGAATGTGTGCCTCTTGGTCCCTTTCTTGGGAAGAGTTTTG GCACAACTATATCGCCTTGGATTGTGACCTTAGATGCTCTGGAGCCTTTTGTATGTGACGCTCCAAAGCAG AATCCTCCTCCATTACCATATCTTGCGGAGAAGGAATCCAGAAATTACGACATAGAGTTAGAG GTTTTCATTAAGCCTACTGGACAGGAACAATCCTATGCTGTCACAAAAAGCAACTTCAAGCATTT ATATTGGACAATTTCACAGCAACTTGCTCACCATACTGTCAATGGTTGCAACCTAAGGCCTGGTGATCTTCTTGGATCCGGAACTATGAGTGGACCT GAACCAGGAACTTATGGAAGTCTTCTTGAACTAACGTGGAACGGAACAAAGCCACTGTCTTTAGGTGGCGTAACTCGTACATTCATAGAAGATGGAGATGAAGTTATCTTCACCGGGTGTTGCAAG GGAAATGACTATACAGTTGGTTTTGGAAAATGCTCTGGTAAAATTCTTCCATCACCAACCTGA